One Rhea pennata isolate bPtePen1 chromosome 3, bPtePen1.pri, whole genome shotgun sequence DNA segment encodes these proteins:
- the ADGRF5 gene encoding adhesion G protein-coupled receptor F5 isoform X1 produces MPSWGTAALCCLFLLVAETYQTSQDSDFDPFIQYAQIDSTLEEERLHSEQQRQKRNVLTFDFPVMEYTVDIEVSLTDSSFLGPIKDYFKNLNLPVSTNFSNVEMTVLSINVTTVCLTTGENKSCCSCESGYAWPRAVCSDLITCPSVGLASKQSCGYMKQLPFYGPYCEPQMGDPCGMGEPLVINMSVRLDTDFTNDLRDSSSQLYKKYKADLEKAFNESYRCLPGFVLATVISFRPGSVSVNYEVKAASATFKQIENSNRFVPQFLDASYGLIPTSFTTEITNQTNFTVSPVDIFEGDTITLICETNITSENVTWYHSGQIISSSNRHSLMIKITRRTSKTVLKITEVTAMDSGSYMCIFTNSSLHYKLIYKANKAIDVSSLHIISHLNDIDVMCNSPEMQTNGPVLFCCIDRQLPSLTGDWKVNGPINITGVSSFTGNCTEYKLKVNALLCPPEKSGTVTTYTCELCTGHGASISQNIQVTYFRTAHVTITSSIKTSVSAGRSFHLTCTSNVSNYDSITWEIQDRNNMKIIDCATCINNSKFPAKSVLSVRTATEDWSGTYICTFSQKYVNSSANVTITVVPLPLKQNILLDPIMAFIQNNELQALKCCIHAKAGENYDVTFVVQQNEFQVGKKKEGNLLCYYTMYNYTEPKPDSDTSSLQAYCKFVNHMGDEVRSDNIILKPVSGRKVHCSGSLGIGEQGAKIMKPCTELNNEDGFNRGNVTYVCSSSSWMVARNDCLSVPINNLLLSAESLVNNPRARAELPKYLEVLQRKTAEEQSTLNYPANLGAIVTILDLVSSIPVDAKTASITNFLSTVDMIVNDSKIETWEALDKQQPHKSSLLLLSVERFSELLQPVNNTIPPVNTDTIQLDGIVVTENSKADYSKKFISKENLTVNVLINEGEIQTLPQNSTIVSVAYSTLGRILPQSKPMLVNGLLLTTTVSRNRSQNISINMTFAKKNASLKEPQCVFWNFGPNSSGDWNSSGCTPTEVGGDVICSCSHLTSFSILMSPDESRQGSTEDYITYVGLAISILSLVVCIIIESLVWKYVTNNTTSYMRHVCILNIAMSLLLADIWFLVTASIHNKKHICTVVTFFIHLFYLSVFFWMLSLGLILFYRLVFILHNTSKTTQKVLAFCLGYGCPFVIAVITIAVTLPRDVYTRKKVCWLNWEDSNALLAFVVPVLIIVAINLFITAVVIIKILRPTIGDRTNKQEKNSLIQIGKSVAILTPLLGLTWGFGLATIIKSSSRAFHILFALLNSLQGLFILVFGTLWDKKIQEALLKTNSLSRWSSQQTKSTSLILVTPMFAMSYPFSRTFNNLCGKTGKYRVSSSEPSSSSSENTSKLYSLLN; encoded by the exons CAGATTGACAGTACGCTAGAAGAGGAACGTTTACATTCAGagcagcaaaggcaaaagcGAAATG TGCTTACTTTCGACTTTCCTGTCATGGAGTACACCGTTGACATTGAAGTAAGCCTTACAGATTCATCCTTTCTGGGGCCAATCAAAGATTATTTCAAGAATCTTAATCTTCCAGTTTCAACAAACTTTTCAAATGTAGAGATGACAGTTTTAAGCATCAATGTTACAACAG TTTGTCTGACCACTGGTGAGAACAAGAGCTGTTGTTCCTGCGAAAGTGGATATGCATGGCCAAGAGCAGTTTGCAGTGACTTGATAACCTGCCCTTCTGTCGGTCTAGCATCGAAACAGTCCTGTGGCTACATGAAACAACTGCCTTTCTATGGGCCTTACTGCGAGCCTCAGATGGGAG ATCCTTGTGGTATGGGAGAGCCCCTTGTAATAAATATGTCAGTCAGACTCGACACAGACTTTACAAACGATCTCAGGGATTCTTCTTCTCAATTATACAAAAAATACAAGGCTGACCTTGAAAAAGCg TTTAATGAGAGCTACAGATGTTTACCAGGCTTTGTATTGGCAACAGTAATCAGTTTCAG GCCTGGAAGTGTTTCAGTGAACTATGAAGTAAAAGCAGCATCAGCAACCTTCAAACAGATAGAAAATTCTAACAGATTTGTACCACAGTTTCTAGACGCATCGTATGGGCTAATTCCCACCTCCTTTACCACAGAAATAACGA ATCAGACAAACTTCACTGTTAGTCCTGTAGATATTTTTGAAGGCGATACAATAACACTGATTTGTGAGACAAATATAACTTCCGAGAACGTGACCTGGTATCATTCTGGTCAGATCATCTCAAGCAGCAACCGGCATTCACTGATGATAAAAATTACGCGTAGAACCTCAAAGACAGTTCTTAAAATTACTGAAGTTACAGCAATGGATTCCG GTTCCTATATGTGCATTTTCACAAACAGCAGTCTGCACTACAAGCTGATATATAAAGCCAACAAAGCAATAGACGTCTCTTCACTACACATCATTTCACACTTAAATGACATTGATGTTATGTGTAACAGTCCTGAAATGCAGACAAATGGTCCTGTGCTATTCTGCTGTATTGACAGACAACTACCATCACTAACTGGTGACTGGAAAGTAAATGGACCTATCAACATAACAG GAGTCTCCAGCTTCACTGGAAACTGCACTGAATACAAGCTCAAAGTCAATGCACTGCTATGCCCACCTGAGAAGTCAGGTACAGTGACAACATACACCTGTGAGCTGTGTACTGGACATGGTGCAAGCATCAGTCAAAATATCCAAGTGACCTATTTCCGGACAG CACATGTAACCATAACTTCAAGCataaaaacatctgtttctgcGGGACGCTCATTTCATCTAACATGCACAAGCAATGTGAGCAATTATGACAGCATCACTTGGGAAATCCAGGACAGAAATAACATGAAAATTATAGACTGTGCTACGTGCATCAATAACAGCAAATTCCCAGCCAAATCTGTGCTCAGTGTGAGGACTGCCACTGAGGATTGGAGCG GCACCTACATCTGCACGTTCTCCCAGAAGTATGTGAACAGTTCTGCCAATGTGACAATCACAGTTGTTCCCTTGCCTCTGAAGCAGAACATCCTGCTAGATCCCATCATGGCATTTATACAGAACAATGAGCTGCAAGCCCTTAAGTGCTGCATACATGCTAAAGCTGGAGAAAATTATGATGTTACATTTGTGGTTcaacaaaatgaatttcaagTTG ggaaaaagaaagaaggaaatttgtTGTGCTATTACACAATGTATAATTACACGGAACCAAAACCAGACAGCGATACATCGTCCCTCCAAGCGTATTGTAAGTTTGTTAATCACATGGGAGATGAAGTCAGGAGTGACAACATAATACTCAAGCCGGTATCTG GTAGGAAAGTTCACTGCTCAGGCAGTTTGGGCATTGGAGAACAAGGGGCCAAAATAATGAAGCCGTGCACTGAGTTAAACAATGAAGATGGTTTTAACCGAGGCAATGTAACTTATGTGTGTTCTAGCAGCTCCTGGATGGTTGCCAGAAATGACTGCCTTTCTGTACCAATAAACAATTTGCTTCTGAGTGCTGAG TCTTTGGTCAACAACCCCAGAGCAAGAGCAGAGCTACCTAAATATCTTGAGGTActtcagagaaagacagcagagGAGCAAAGCACACTAAATTATCCTGCAAACCTAGGTGCAATTGTTACCATCCTGGATTTGGTCTCCTCTATCCCAGTAGATGCAAAGACTGCCAGTATTACA AATTTCCTCTCTACAGTGGACATGATTGTTAATGATTCCAAAATAGAAACCTGGGAAGCACTGGACAAGCAGCAGCCACATAAAAGTTCTTTGTTACTACTTTCAGTAGAAAGATTTTCAGAGCTTCTCCAACCAGTCAATAATACCATTCCTCCTGTCAACACAGATACCATTCAGCTAGATGGTATAGTAGTGACAGAAAACAGCAAGGCAGACTATAGTAAGAAGTTCATCAGTAAAGAAAACCTCACAGTTAATGTGCTCATAAATGAAGGTGAAATTCAGACTCTGCCACAAAACTCAACTATTGTCAGTGTGGCCTACTCAACTCTTGGACGTATTTTGCCTCAGAGTAAACCCATGCTCGTGAATGGCTTACTGCTAACAACAACTGTGAGCAGAAACAGAAGCCAGAACATCTCCATTAATATgacttttgcaaagaaaaatgcttccCTAAAGGAGCCACAGTGTGTCTTTTGGAACTTTGGTCCCAATAGCAGCGGAGATTGGAATAGTAGTGGTTGCACACCCACAGAAGTAGGAGGTGATGTCATTTGCTCCTGCAGTCACTTAACATCATTTTCAATTCTGATGTCACCTGATGAATCCCGTCAGGGAAGCACTGAAGACTATATTACCTACGTCGGCCTGGCCATTTCCATCTTGAGTTTGGTGGTCTGCATTATAATTGAATCCTTAGTCTGGAAATACGTGACGAACAACACAACCTCCTATATGCGCCATGTCTGTATACTCAACATAGCTATGTCACTCCTGCTTGCTGACATTTGGTTCCTTGTCACTGCCTCCATTCATAACAAAAAGCATATCTGTACAGTGGTCACCTTCTTCATCCATTTATTCTACCTCAGTGTCTTTTTTTGGATGCTCAGCCTGGGCCTCATTCTTTTCTACCGACTGGTCTTCATCTTACACAACACAAGCAAGACCACTCAGAAAGTCCTCGCATTCTGTCTGGGATATGGGTGTCCCTTTGTCATTGCAGTCATCACCATCGCTGTCACTCTGCCAAGGGACGTTTACACCAGAAAGAAAGTCTGCTGGCTCAACTGGGAGGACAGCAATGCTCTCTTGGCCTTTGTCGTACCTGTCCTGATCATTGTGGCCATTAATTTGTTCATCACTGCAGTtgtcataataaaaatactgaggCCAACCATTGGCGATAGAACAAACAAGCAGGAGAAGAACTCTTTGATTCAAATTGGCAAAAGCGTGGCCATCCTGACACCACTGTTAGGCCTCACCTGGGGATTTGGCCTTGCCACTATTATAAAAAGCAGCTCCCGGGCATTCCACATCCTCTTTGCTCTGCTCAACTCTTTGCAG GGATTATTCATTTTGGTGTTCGGGACTCTCTGGGACAAGAAG atacaagaagccttgctgaagacGAATTCACTGTCCAGATGGAGTTCACAGCAAACAAAG TCAACCTCCCTGATCCTCGTCACTCCAATGTTCGCTATGAGTTATCCGTTTTCAAGAACTTTTAACAACTTATGTGGGAAAACAG gaAAATACAGAGTATCTTCTTCAGAGCCATCCAGCTCTTCCTCTGAAAACACCTCCAAGTTGTATTCTTTGCTGAACTGA
- the ADGRF5 gene encoding adhesion G protein-coupled receptor F5 isoform X2 encodes MPSWGTAALCCLFLLVAETYQTSQDSDFDPFIQYAIDSTLEEERLHSEQQRQKRNVLTFDFPVMEYTVDIEVSLTDSSFLGPIKDYFKNLNLPVSTNFSNVEMTVLSINVTTVCLTTGENKSCCSCESGYAWPRAVCSDLITCPSVGLASKQSCGYMKQLPFYGPYCEPQMGDPCGMGEPLVINMSVRLDTDFTNDLRDSSSQLYKKYKADLEKAFNESYRCLPGFVLATVISFRPGSVSVNYEVKAASATFKQIENSNRFVPQFLDASYGLIPTSFTTEITNQTNFTVSPVDIFEGDTITLICETNITSENVTWYHSGQIISSSNRHSLMIKITRRTSKTVLKITEVTAMDSGSYMCIFTNSSLHYKLIYKANKAIDVSSLHIISHLNDIDVMCNSPEMQTNGPVLFCCIDRQLPSLTGDWKVNGPINITGVSSFTGNCTEYKLKVNALLCPPEKSGTVTTYTCELCTGHGASISQNIQVTYFRTAHVTITSSIKTSVSAGRSFHLTCTSNVSNYDSITWEIQDRNNMKIIDCATCINNSKFPAKSVLSVRTATEDWSGTYICTFSQKYVNSSANVTITVVPLPLKQNILLDPIMAFIQNNELQALKCCIHAKAGENYDVTFVVQQNEFQVGKKKEGNLLCYYTMYNYTEPKPDSDTSSLQAYCKFVNHMGDEVRSDNIILKPVSGRKVHCSGSLGIGEQGAKIMKPCTELNNEDGFNRGNVTYVCSSSSWMVARNDCLSVPINNLLLSAESLVNNPRARAELPKYLEVLQRKTAEEQSTLNYPANLGAIVTILDLVSSIPVDAKTASITNFLSTVDMIVNDSKIETWEALDKQQPHKSSLLLLSVERFSELLQPVNNTIPPVNTDTIQLDGIVVTENSKADYSKKFISKENLTVNVLINEGEIQTLPQNSTIVSVAYSTLGRILPQSKPMLVNGLLLTTTVSRNRSQNISINMTFAKKNASLKEPQCVFWNFGPNSSGDWNSSGCTPTEVGGDVICSCSHLTSFSILMSPDESRQGSTEDYITYVGLAISILSLVVCIIIESLVWKYVTNNTTSYMRHVCILNIAMSLLLADIWFLVTASIHNKKHICTVVTFFIHLFYLSVFFWMLSLGLILFYRLVFILHNTSKTTQKVLAFCLGYGCPFVIAVITIAVTLPRDVYTRKKVCWLNWEDSNALLAFVVPVLIIVAINLFITAVVIIKILRPTIGDRTNKQEKNSLIQIGKSVAILTPLLGLTWGFGLATIIKSSSRAFHILFALLNSLQGLFILVFGTLWDKKIQEALLKTNSLSRWSSQQTKSTSLILVTPMFAMSYPFSRTFNNLCGKTGKYRVSSSEPSSSSSENTSKLYSLLN; translated from the exons ATTGACAGTACGCTAGAAGAGGAACGTTTACATTCAGagcagcaaaggcaaaagcGAAATG TGCTTACTTTCGACTTTCCTGTCATGGAGTACACCGTTGACATTGAAGTAAGCCTTACAGATTCATCCTTTCTGGGGCCAATCAAAGATTATTTCAAGAATCTTAATCTTCCAGTTTCAACAAACTTTTCAAATGTAGAGATGACAGTTTTAAGCATCAATGTTACAACAG TTTGTCTGACCACTGGTGAGAACAAGAGCTGTTGTTCCTGCGAAAGTGGATATGCATGGCCAAGAGCAGTTTGCAGTGACTTGATAACCTGCCCTTCTGTCGGTCTAGCATCGAAACAGTCCTGTGGCTACATGAAACAACTGCCTTTCTATGGGCCTTACTGCGAGCCTCAGATGGGAG ATCCTTGTGGTATGGGAGAGCCCCTTGTAATAAATATGTCAGTCAGACTCGACACAGACTTTACAAACGATCTCAGGGATTCTTCTTCTCAATTATACAAAAAATACAAGGCTGACCTTGAAAAAGCg TTTAATGAGAGCTACAGATGTTTACCAGGCTTTGTATTGGCAACAGTAATCAGTTTCAG GCCTGGAAGTGTTTCAGTGAACTATGAAGTAAAAGCAGCATCAGCAACCTTCAAACAGATAGAAAATTCTAACAGATTTGTACCACAGTTTCTAGACGCATCGTATGGGCTAATTCCCACCTCCTTTACCACAGAAATAACGA ATCAGACAAACTTCACTGTTAGTCCTGTAGATATTTTTGAAGGCGATACAATAACACTGATTTGTGAGACAAATATAACTTCCGAGAACGTGACCTGGTATCATTCTGGTCAGATCATCTCAAGCAGCAACCGGCATTCACTGATGATAAAAATTACGCGTAGAACCTCAAAGACAGTTCTTAAAATTACTGAAGTTACAGCAATGGATTCCG GTTCCTATATGTGCATTTTCACAAACAGCAGTCTGCACTACAAGCTGATATATAAAGCCAACAAAGCAATAGACGTCTCTTCACTACACATCATTTCACACTTAAATGACATTGATGTTATGTGTAACAGTCCTGAAATGCAGACAAATGGTCCTGTGCTATTCTGCTGTATTGACAGACAACTACCATCACTAACTGGTGACTGGAAAGTAAATGGACCTATCAACATAACAG GAGTCTCCAGCTTCACTGGAAACTGCACTGAATACAAGCTCAAAGTCAATGCACTGCTATGCCCACCTGAGAAGTCAGGTACAGTGACAACATACACCTGTGAGCTGTGTACTGGACATGGTGCAAGCATCAGTCAAAATATCCAAGTGACCTATTTCCGGACAG CACATGTAACCATAACTTCAAGCataaaaacatctgtttctgcGGGACGCTCATTTCATCTAACATGCACAAGCAATGTGAGCAATTATGACAGCATCACTTGGGAAATCCAGGACAGAAATAACATGAAAATTATAGACTGTGCTACGTGCATCAATAACAGCAAATTCCCAGCCAAATCTGTGCTCAGTGTGAGGACTGCCACTGAGGATTGGAGCG GCACCTACATCTGCACGTTCTCCCAGAAGTATGTGAACAGTTCTGCCAATGTGACAATCACAGTTGTTCCCTTGCCTCTGAAGCAGAACATCCTGCTAGATCCCATCATGGCATTTATACAGAACAATGAGCTGCAAGCCCTTAAGTGCTGCATACATGCTAAAGCTGGAGAAAATTATGATGTTACATTTGTGGTTcaacaaaatgaatttcaagTTG ggaaaaagaaagaaggaaatttgtTGTGCTATTACACAATGTATAATTACACGGAACCAAAACCAGACAGCGATACATCGTCCCTCCAAGCGTATTGTAAGTTTGTTAATCACATGGGAGATGAAGTCAGGAGTGACAACATAATACTCAAGCCGGTATCTG GTAGGAAAGTTCACTGCTCAGGCAGTTTGGGCATTGGAGAACAAGGGGCCAAAATAATGAAGCCGTGCACTGAGTTAAACAATGAAGATGGTTTTAACCGAGGCAATGTAACTTATGTGTGTTCTAGCAGCTCCTGGATGGTTGCCAGAAATGACTGCCTTTCTGTACCAATAAACAATTTGCTTCTGAGTGCTGAG TCTTTGGTCAACAACCCCAGAGCAAGAGCAGAGCTACCTAAATATCTTGAGGTActtcagagaaagacagcagagGAGCAAAGCACACTAAATTATCCTGCAAACCTAGGTGCAATTGTTACCATCCTGGATTTGGTCTCCTCTATCCCAGTAGATGCAAAGACTGCCAGTATTACA AATTTCCTCTCTACAGTGGACATGATTGTTAATGATTCCAAAATAGAAACCTGGGAAGCACTGGACAAGCAGCAGCCACATAAAAGTTCTTTGTTACTACTTTCAGTAGAAAGATTTTCAGAGCTTCTCCAACCAGTCAATAATACCATTCCTCCTGTCAACACAGATACCATTCAGCTAGATGGTATAGTAGTGACAGAAAACAGCAAGGCAGACTATAGTAAGAAGTTCATCAGTAAAGAAAACCTCACAGTTAATGTGCTCATAAATGAAGGTGAAATTCAGACTCTGCCACAAAACTCAACTATTGTCAGTGTGGCCTACTCAACTCTTGGACGTATTTTGCCTCAGAGTAAACCCATGCTCGTGAATGGCTTACTGCTAACAACAACTGTGAGCAGAAACAGAAGCCAGAACATCTCCATTAATATgacttttgcaaagaaaaatgcttccCTAAAGGAGCCACAGTGTGTCTTTTGGAACTTTGGTCCCAATAGCAGCGGAGATTGGAATAGTAGTGGTTGCACACCCACAGAAGTAGGAGGTGATGTCATTTGCTCCTGCAGTCACTTAACATCATTTTCAATTCTGATGTCACCTGATGAATCCCGTCAGGGAAGCACTGAAGACTATATTACCTACGTCGGCCTGGCCATTTCCATCTTGAGTTTGGTGGTCTGCATTATAATTGAATCCTTAGTCTGGAAATACGTGACGAACAACACAACCTCCTATATGCGCCATGTCTGTATACTCAACATAGCTATGTCACTCCTGCTTGCTGACATTTGGTTCCTTGTCACTGCCTCCATTCATAACAAAAAGCATATCTGTACAGTGGTCACCTTCTTCATCCATTTATTCTACCTCAGTGTCTTTTTTTGGATGCTCAGCCTGGGCCTCATTCTTTTCTACCGACTGGTCTTCATCTTACACAACACAAGCAAGACCACTCAGAAAGTCCTCGCATTCTGTCTGGGATATGGGTGTCCCTTTGTCATTGCAGTCATCACCATCGCTGTCACTCTGCCAAGGGACGTTTACACCAGAAAGAAAGTCTGCTGGCTCAACTGGGAGGACAGCAATGCTCTCTTGGCCTTTGTCGTACCTGTCCTGATCATTGTGGCCATTAATTTGTTCATCACTGCAGTtgtcataataaaaatactgaggCCAACCATTGGCGATAGAACAAACAAGCAGGAGAAGAACTCTTTGATTCAAATTGGCAAAAGCGTGGCCATCCTGACACCACTGTTAGGCCTCACCTGGGGATTTGGCCTTGCCACTATTATAAAAAGCAGCTCCCGGGCATTCCACATCCTCTTTGCTCTGCTCAACTCTTTGCAG GGATTATTCATTTTGGTGTTCGGGACTCTCTGGGACAAGAAG atacaagaagccttgctgaagacGAATTCACTGTCCAGATGGAGTTCACAGCAAACAAAG TCAACCTCCCTGATCCTCGTCACTCCAATGTTCGCTATGAGTTATCCGTTTTCAAGAACTTTTAACAACTTATGTGGGAAAACAG gaAAATACAGAGTATCTTCTTCAGAGCCATCCAGCTCTTCCTCTGAAAACACCTCCAAGTTGTATTCTTTGCTGAACTGA